A genome region from Fervidobacterium changbaicum includes the following:
- a CDS encoding GGDEF domain-containing protein — MFEYLRNWRYVLLILISVAALVLMLNVYIRTEDDSIRKIAKLAIENEARVLSFSYFQWTELYEAILKNDKEFIENVNKMIKKDNPYVVSIEFVSVNPPKDFYEITSEDGLLVFRFKITDSFFEKYIPDKTALVKINPEGILEKYQIKGVRIVTDKREFSKDFVYGLKFERPLSTKEISFLLTLIVLLFLVVLLMNTVQTQRLLKTEEILSKSLEAIAELSQGLLKGILVPSYQFILEKAVEIIPGAQAGSVLVKNDEFYEFAACVGYDYSQLSKVKFRPEELAQSMDERVKVLTRLDSFDSAKIADERLEILVKYGRVSEIKAMLSVPIIVKDEIVAFLNLDNFESEKAFDRFSVKIATVFANQIGVIFERIKLEEELQKQKEYLEYISLRDPLTDLPNRRALETEANRMLALADREGKQVCVIYVDLKNFKPVNDRFGHKVGDCAVSIIGHRLISVARKSDFVARVGGDEFVYLLYDCKEYLQFIERVIKEIEKPIDCEGNIITVSANFGISIYPKDAKSFGDLLLMADVAMYHAKNNGLYFYLASNLKV; from the coding sequence ATGTTTGAATACCTCAGGAATTGGAGATATGTGCTTCTTATTTTAATAAGCGTTGCTGCACTTGTTCTAATGCTGAATGTCTACATCCGAACAGAGGATGATAGCATAAGAAAAATTGCTAAGTTGGCTATAGAAAACGAAGCGAGGGTTTTATCGTTTTCTTATTTTCAATGGACTGAATTATACGAAGCGATTCTAAAAAACGATAAAGAATTCATCGAGAATGTGAACAAAATGATAAAGAAAGACAATCCTTATGTTGTCAGCATTGAGTTTGTTTCCGTTAATCCTCCGAAAGATTTCTACGAAATCACGTCCGAAGATGGTTTACTTGTTTTTAGATTCAAGATTACCGATTCATTTTTTGAAAAATACATACCCGACAAAACAGCACTTGTAAAAATTAATCCAGAAGGTATTTTGGAAAAATATCAAATCAAAGGTGTGAGGATAGTTACCGATAAGAGGGAATTCTCAAAGGATTTTGTCTACGGTCTTAAGTTCGAACGACCTCTATCAACAAAAGAGATTTCATTCCTTTTGACTTTAATAGTTCTTTTGTTCTTGGTAGTTTTGCTAATGAACACAGTGCAAACTCAAAGGTTACTCAAGACGGAAGAAATCCTTAGCAAATCACTTGAAGCAATCGCGGAACTGTCTCAGGGACTACTAAAAGGTATATTAGTGCCATCTTACCAATTCATACTTGAAAAGGCCGTTGAAATAATCCCAGGTGCCCAAGCCGGCTCGGTACTGGTGAAAAATGATGAGTTCTACGAATTTGCAGCATGCGTAGGCTACGACTATTCTCAACTGTCGAAGGTGAAATTTAGACCCGAGGAACTCGCACAAAGTATGGATGAACGAGTAAAGGTCCTCACACGCCTTGACAGTTTTGACTCCGCAAAAATCGCAGATGAACGGTTGGAGATCCTCGTTAAATACGGAAGAGTTTCAGAGATTAAAGCTATGCTATCTGTCCCCATAATTGTAAAAGACGAAATCGTGGCTTTCCTGAATCTTGACAACTTCGAAAGCGAAAAAGCGTTCGATCGGTTTTCTGTAAAAATCGCAACGGTCTTTGCAAACCAAATAGGGGTTATATTTGAAAGAATCAAGCTCGAAGAAGAGCTCCAAAAACAAAAAGAATACCTTGAATACATTTCATTAAGGGACCCTCTCACAGACCTTCCAAACAGAAGGGCTCTTGAAACCGAAGCTAACAGAATGCTCGCACTTGCAGATAGGGAAGGAAAGCAGGTGTGCGTAATTTATGTGGATTTGAAAAATTTCAAACCCGTTAACGATAGATTCGGACACAAGGTCGGAGATTGTGCTGTCTCTATAATAGGTCATAGGCTGATTTCGGTTGCTCGAAAAAGTGACTTCGTTGCCAGAGTTGGTGGTGATGAGTTCGTTTATCTGCTCTACGATTGCAAAGAATACCTACAATTCATTGAAAGAGTTATCAAAGAGATCGAAAAACCTATCGATTGTGAAGGTAATATAATAACTGTCTCTGCTAACTTTGGTATATCGATTTACCCTAAAGATGCAAAGTCATTCGGTGATCTGCTGTTGATGGCAGACGTAGCCATGTACCACGCAAAAAACAACGGACTTTATTTCTACCTCGCCTCGAATTTGAAGGTCTGA
- a CDS encoding 1-phosphofructokinase family hexose kinase encodes MIFTLTMNPCLDRYVYVDELVVDDTIRAKKVVDYPAGKGIDVSRVIRELGGVSIAIALVGGENGRRLEEMLDKEGVIYSSIRVPQETRMNIILETSKGQYRISMPGEKISAKKLQIVLEVLNALVREGDVVVVSGSLPKGVAAEFYTGIIFSLKQWGATVYFDADGDKLKAGLIGQPDYIKPNLHEFQRLTGKHVSSREEIISEAKKVIEIHELKGILLTLGGEGAYFISQEKVLYTKTIKVPVKSAVGAGDSFLAGFVLKKTEGATDEEALRWANAAGTAAVMTPGTRLCRKADVERLIEKVEVERIA; translated from the coding sequence ATGATCTTCACTTTAACTATGAATCCCTGTCTTGATAGGTATGTTTACGTTGATGAGCTTGTTGTTGACGATACTATCCGGGCAAAAAAGGTTGTCGATTACCCTGCGGGGAAAGGTATCGATGTCTCGCGTGTGATCAGGGAACTCGGAGGGGTATCTATAGCTATCGCACTTGTTGGGGGTGAAAACGGAAGAAGGCTCGAAGAGATGCTTGATAAAGAAGGGGTCATATACTCATCGATCCGAGTTCCGCAAGAAACGAGGATGAATATTATATTGGAAACAAGCAAAGGGCAATACAGGATAAGTATGCCTGGAGAAAAGATAAGTGCGAAAAAGCTCCAAATTGTTCTCGAGGTGCTCAACGCTCTGGTGCGTGAAGGCGACGTAGTTGTTGTGTCTGGTAGTCTTCCAAAAGGTGTTGCCGCAGAATTCTATACAGGAATAATATTCTCCCTAAAACAGTGGGGCGCAACAGTTTACTTTGACGCAGATGGAGATAAATTGAAAGCCGGTTTGATAGGCCAGCCTGACTACATCAAACCAAATCTGCATGAATTCCAAAGACTAACAGGAAAACATGTATCATCACGTGAAGAGATCATATCAGAAGCTAAGAAAGTGATAGAAATCCACGAACTGAAGGGTATACTTCTAACACTTGGAGGCGAAGGGGCATATTTTATTTCTCAAGAAAAGGTGCTTTACACCAAGACAATAAAGGTGCCTGTAAAAAGTGCCGTTGGTGCTGGCGATTCGTTCCTTGCAGGTTTTGTACTAAAAAAGACTGAAGGAGCAACTGATGAAGAAGCGTTGCGGTGGGCAAATGCAGCGGGAACAGCCGCTGTAATGACGCCGGGTACAAGGCTGTGCAGAAAGGCGGATGTGGAGAGGCTCATTGAAAAGGTTGAGGTTGAAAGAATAGCTTAA
- a CDS encoding glycosidase gives MELKLERHPLNPILEPVPEHLWENKFVFNCAVVFDGELFHMLYRAQGADMVSRIGYAVSVDGIRFNRLEKPVFAPATKDELYGVEDPRVTKIGDRYYMLYTAYSPKGPRVALASTKNFITWERYGIAIKDEINNKDAALFPEKINGTYVMLHRFEPDIWLAFSEDLNNWKDYVSIAGPRQGYWDNLKIGAGAPPIRTPYGWLLLYHGVEEAPRPVYRLGFMLLDLNDPTKVIKRSEEPILEPEEEWEVFGGVPNVVFSDAMVEYKGKYYIYYGAADNYIALATIDVEKVLEWCKKT, from the coding sequence ATGGAACTAAAACTCGAGCGACATCCACTCAACCCGATACTGGAACCTGTACCCGAGCATCTTTGGGAGAATAAGTTTGTTTTCAACTGTGCAGTAGTTTTCGACGGTGAACTGTTCCATATGCTTTATAGGGCTCAGGGTGCTGATATGGTTTCTCGGATAGGATATGCAGTCAGCGTGGACGGAATTCGGTTCAATCGACTTGAAAAGCCTGTATTTGCGCCTGCTACAAAAGATGAGCTTTACGGTGTGGAAGATCCAAGGGTTACGAAAATCGGCGATAGATATTACATGCTTTATACTGCCTATTCTCCGAAGGGTCCGAGGGTTGCGTTAGCTTCGACGAAGAACTTTATAACCTGGGAACGATACGGAATCGCTATTAAAGACGAGATAAACAACAAGGACGCTGCACTATTCCCTGAAAAGATAAACGGAACATACGTTATGTTGCACAGATTTGAACCAGATATCTGGCTAGCATTTTCAGAAGACCTAAACAATTGGAAAGACTATGTGAGCATAGCAGGACCCAGACAGGGATACTGGGACAACTTAAAAATTGGTGCAGGTGCACCACCGATAAGGACTCCGTACGGATGGTTATTACTTTACCACGGGGTCGAGGAAGCCCCGCGACCCGTTTACAGACTTGGCTTTATGTTATTAGATTTAAACGACCCAACAAAAGTTATTAAAAGAAGCGAAGAACCTATTCTTGAGCCTGAAGAAGAATGGGAAGTTTTTGGTGGAGTACCAAATGTTGTATTTAGCGATGCAATGGTTGAATACAAAGGGAAGTACTACATATATTATGGTGCAGCAGACAACTACATAGCACTTGCAACAATAGATGTAGAAAAGGTATTAGAGTGGTGTAAAAAGACTTAA
- a CDS encoding carbohydrate ABC transporter permease: MRREKIYSYVVTFLLLFLAIVWIYPYLWLFISSFKPAEDIFTTFFPKRFTLEHYRFIFVMADRFERPFVRAFLNSLFISSTVTFSVIFTSMLVGYAISRIRFRIGKFLFNFIIYQMLFPGFMFTIPMFVLIRTFGWLNTYQALIVPSLTSSWGIFMFAQNFKTIPQDYIDAAKIDGANNFWVVLRVMLPLSRSTASIVGLFTFIGVWDNFLWPLMVMKDYKKMPLSVLLASFNHEYASYIGPVLAGAVIQTVPMVIIFLLLRNYFLQGISMSLR, encoded by the coding sequence ATGAGGCGTGAAAAGATTTATTCGTATGTGGTAACCTTTCTTCTTTTATTTCTTGCGATCGTTTGGATATATCCGTATCTCTGGTTGTTTATTTCATCATTCAAACCTGCAGAGGATATATTTACAACGTTTTTCCCAAAGCGGTTCACACTCGAACACTATCGCTTCATATTTGTTATGGCAGACAGGTTTGAAAGACCATTTGTTAGGGCTTTTCTAAACAGCCTTTTCATTTCTTCAACAGTGACTTTCTCCGTTATATTCACATCTATGCTTGTAGGCTATGCAATCTCAAGGATAAGATTTAGAATTGGGAAGTTTTTATTCAATTTCATTATCTACCAGATGCTCTTTCCGGGGTTCATGTTCACTATACCAATGTTTGTTTTGATAAGAACCTTTGGCTGGCTTAATACATACCAGGCTCTGATCGTACCTTCTTTGACAAGCTCATGGGGTATTTTCATGTTCGCACAGAACTTCAAGACTATACCTCAGGATTATATTGATGCTGCAAAAATAGATGGAGCAAATAACTTCTGGGTTGTTCTACGTGTCATGTTACCACTAAGTCGCTCAACCGCATCTATTGTAGGATTATTCACTTTCATAGGTGTCTGGGACAATTTCTTGTGGCCGTTGATGGTGATGAAAGACTATAAAAAAATGCCATTGTCCGTTTTACTGGCTTCATTCAACCATGAGTACGCAAGTTATATAGGACCTGTACTTGCCGGTGCTGTAATCCAGACTGTACCGATGGTTATCATCTTTTTACTACTCAGAAACTACTTCTTGCAAGGCATATCGATGTCACTCAGATAA
- a CDS encoding carbohydrate ABC transporter permease, translated as MRSKFGRRERLFGYSIVFPYLAYTAVFWGYPFIWMVILAFTKWNYFSKPRFFGIQNFMRIFTDSTVLRIALNTLNFLAYLIPMVLTASLLFALALTKVRFGKTFIMLSFLVANVSSGVAYSLLFSNLFAVNGPINRLLDRLFGITIPWFSNPQLAVFSICLIITWKFIGYYGLILYAGLLSIPSSLFEAAQLDGANRSQIFWKITLPLLNPSLITVTVLAVMLTFGIFTEPYLITGGGPMQRTTTFLIYMYDTAFKRIDPSYATTVAIVTALTSYVIVMLIRKFFEKEVSFV; from the coding sequence ATGCGATCGAAATTCGGTAGAAGGGAACGTTTATTCGGCTATTCGATAGTGTTTCCATACTTAGCATATACCGCTGTTTTCTGGGGCTATCCGTTTATATGGATGGTAATTCTGGCGTTCACAAAGTGGAACTATTTTTCCAAACCAAGATTCTTCGGAATCCAAAATTTCATGCGAATATTCACGGATAGTACCGTGCTAAGAATTGCTCTCAACACTTTGAATTTTTTAGCATACTTAATTCCGATGGTATTAACAGCTTCACTACTTTTTGCTCTTGCGCTAACAAAGGTCAGATTTGGAAAAACGTTCATAATGTTGAGTTTCTTGGTGGCTAACGTGTCCTCTGGAGTTGCTTATTCACTGCTGTTTTCGAATCTTTTTGCGGTGAATGGGCCGATTAACAGATTGCTGGATCGCTTATTTGGAATCACGATCCCTTGGTTTTCTAATCCACAGCTTGCAGTCTTTTCGATATGCCTAATAATCACGTGGAAATTTATAGGATATTATGGACTTATTCTTTACGCTGGTCTTTTGTCAATCCCATCTTCTTTGTTCGAAGCTGCACAACTTGATGGTGCAAATAGAAGTCAAATATTTTGGAAAATCACTTTGCCTCTGCTTAATCCTTCTCTTATAACGGTAACAGTCTTGGCCGTAATGCTTACTTTCGGAATCTTCACAGAACCGTACTTAATAACCGGCGGAGGTCCAATGCAAAGGACAACGACATTTTTGATTTATATGTACGATACTGCTTTTAAAAGAATTGACCCGTCATATGCAACAACCGTGGCAATTGTAACGGCCTTGACGAGCTACGTTATAGTTATGTTAATTCGTAAGTTCTTTGAGAAAGAAGTGAGCTTTGTATGA
- a CDS encoding extracellular solute-binding protein, translating to MKKLSVLFLIVMVSLVSFAVKLTFWTAPNAFQEEFWKTVVTQWNKLRPDIQIEVQTIPAAGSSEEAILSAIAAGNAPDFSENIFSGFAAQLAEIGAIYAFDNFGADFQKLIETRKMKSIMESWKIKGRYYVFPIYSNPMIFWWRGDILKNLGYKEPPRTYSEIYEVSKKFADGKKNFTMQVISGRNWWDRWFDFITYYYAATGGKPYIDVEKRKVNFGDEAGKAITQFIYTMFQNKWTAVELGTNPFYNGTILAKITGPWEVNWAKETFPKVVPNIWFSAPPVPDNYPKDKPIYTFADTKGLVIYSTCKDKKAAFEFISWVFSNVQNDVLWIEKTQMPPAREDLTTNPAFAKFMNDKFFKAYASFVPYAVPPALIDKTIDLQQAMTTHLIEPLMYLKGKPEDILSKAVKEINKILF from the coding sequence ATGAAGAAGTTATCCGTATTATTTTTGATAGTGATGGTTTCATTGGTCAGCTTTGCAGTTAAACTAACCTTCTGGACGGCACCAAACGCATTTCAAGAAGAATTTTGGAAAACAGTCGTCACCCAGTGGAATAAGTTACGACCTGATATCCAGATTGAAGTTCAGACTATTCCGGCCGCTGGAAGTTCTGAAGAAGCTATCTTAAGTGCAATAGCCGCAGGAAACGCACCTGACTTCTCAGAAAATATCTTCAGCGGTTTTGCAGCACAGCTTGCCGAGATCGGCGCAATTTATGCGTTCGACAACTTTGGAGCGGATTTTCAAAAACTCATTGAAACAAGGAAAATGAAGAGTATCATGGAATCATGGAAGATCAAGGGTAGGTATTATGTCTTCCCAATTTATTCTAACCCAATGATCTTCTGGTGGCGTGGCGATATTCTAAAGAATCTTGGTTACAAAGAACCTCCAAGAACGTACAGTGAGATTTACGAAGTCAGTAAGAAGTTCGCAGACGGTAAGAAAAATTTCACAATGCAAGTTATATCAGGCAGAAACTGGTGGGATCGGTGGTTTGATTTTATTACCTATTACTATGCTGCTACCGGTGGAAAACCCTACATCGACGTTGAAAAACGCAAGGTTAACTTTGGTGATGAAGCAGGAAAGGCTATCACTCAATTTATCTATACGATGTTCCAAAATAAATGGACTGCCGTTGAGCTGGGTACAAACCCATTCTACAATGGCACGATACTCGCAAAGATAACAGGTCCTTGGGAAGTTAACTGGGCTAAAGAAACTTTCCCAAAGGTGGTTCCAAATATCTGGTTCTCAGCACCCCCAGTTCCAGATAACTATCCGAAGGATAAGCCTATATACACTTTTGCAGACACCAAAGGGCTTGTTATTTATTCAACTTGTAAGGATAAGAAAGCAGCATTTGAGTTTATATCATGGGTCTTCTCCAACGTTCAGAATGACGTACTGTGGATTGAGAAAACCCAAATGCCTCCCGCGAGAGAAGATTTAACAACAAACCCTGCATTTGCGAAGTTCATGAACGACAAATTTTTCAAAGCTTACGCGTCTTTTGTTCCCTATGCCGTGCCACCCGCACTAATAGACAAAACTATTGACTTGCAACAGGCGATGACAACACATTTAATAGAACCCTTAATGTATTTGAAAGGCAAACCGGAAGATATATTAAGCAAAGCTGTGAAGGAAATTAACAAGATTCTCTTCTAA
- a CDS encoding LacI family DNA-binding transcriptional regulator: MVSIDDIAKKAGVSTATVSRVLNGTGYVSEETEIKVLKAVRELGYVPHTLAKTLARKKTFSVAVVISKRISELIKSDVGIFYKIILEAIENAASIYKVSVDLVLLEEVIAGEHRTYDGYILVGSDASEEEIEKLSRSSKVVLVDHYIDGLRVDSIVSDGYDGIFYITKKFIDSGFNRIIHIHGPLKYYGFRDRYNGYVAAMTKFGKLPLVFEYDDLHEEIDSVLRRALRDWVPEVIICSNDPIAIKVLNKLKLWGYRVPEDVSIIGFDDIPAAEKEGLSTLRVQKVELGVNAVKRINEILSKQSAHPYKQCIYTTYIKRNSSVM, translated from the coding sequence ATGGTTTCCATAGATGATATAGCGAAAAAGGCTGGAGTCTCAACTGCAACAGTCTCCAGGGTATTAAACGGAACTGGGTATGTCTCGGAAGAAACTGAGATTAAAGTCCTTAAGGCTGTTAGAGAACTTGGATATGTTCCGCACACTTTGGCCAAAACGTTAGCTCGCAAAAAGACTTTTAGCGTAGCGGTTGTGATAAGCAAAAGAATAAGTGAGTTGATCAAAAGCGATGTTGGAATTTTCTATAAGATTATCCTAGAGGCTATTGAAAATGCCGCAAGTATCTATAAAGTCTCTGTCGACCTTGTTTTGTTAGAAGAAGTCATCGCAGGTGAGCATAGGACGTATGACGGTTACATACTTGTTGGAAGTGATGCTTCTGAAGAGGAGATAGAAAAGCTTTCTCGAAGTTCTAAGGTTGTTTTAGTGGATCATTACATAGACGGGCTTAGGGTCGACAGTATAGTTAGCGATGGTTACGATGGGATATTTTATATAACCAAGAAATTCATCGACAGTGGTTTTAATAGAATTATTCACATCCACGGGCCTTTGAAATACTACGGTTTTCGTGATAGATACAACGGTTACGTTGCTGCAATGACAAAGTTTGGAAAGCTTCCATTAGTATTTGAATACGATGATTTGCATGAGGAAATCGATTCTGTTTTGAGAAGAGCTCTCCGTGATTGGGTACCAGAGGTAATAATATGTTCAAATGACCCAATAGCCATTAAAGTGCTTAATAAACTAAAACTGTGGGGCTATAGAGTTCCAGAAGATGTAAGTATAATCGGATTTGACGATATACCAGCTGCTGAAAAGGAAGGATTATCTACTTTACGTGTTCAAAAGGTCGAACTAGGTGTAAATGCTGTTAAAAGAATCAATGAAATTCTCAGCAAGCAATCTGCACATCCTTACAAACAATGCATTTACACGACGTACATCAAGAGGAATAGTTCAGTTATGTAG
- a CDS encoding glucodextranase DOMON-like domain-containing protein, whose protein sequence is MAWMKRLSILLLLVSVLSLAALKVEGNKVIFTFTYPQASTVHLAGTFNNWSTTANPMKREGDTWITELELKPGTYQYKFVIDGGKVWKEDPDAPGYTDDGFGGKNGVFTLASKDGKLVILAPAPDIAGKIELNEQREENFSIEDNTYVVIRFYKPSAKYVFIAGSFNNWSSTDTECYSAGDGWWEAVLELTPGVYQYKFVVDGKDWTTDPNAPAYVDDGFGGKNGVFEVWKENGVLKVGAPRVQMQVEEEKKVEMPKENVVKSVEYSIDGKLTETEKKTAYFEGTGVFKVAYIARTSSALYVAVELDKPAKDYLNQDLLVEVYTDSPRMSAVNTRTFNGTELAKKVGFRFSINMKTYAARKRGSFFAAMGDNTWVLQANPFKTAVDEVVEFEIPYDVIGVKSGETFNAFVVVSVAGKDQVVPAQGVAVKTPSMISGNVIAKFVDKVGDDYGFGTYTYPKDPAFAPYKGLWDITEVTVLENEEAYVFAIKFAEMTNPWASPKGFSHQLINIYLDTKPGGRTNTYKEGARVQFKEPWDYFIKIAGWPDYGQVFATADGKEMPEAINYEADPADKVIYVVIFKKYLQVESGIKAYILSMSQDGFGTDHIRAVTANASQWTLGGYPADSKDYAPWVLDIIVPEGYTQEQVLKSYIPGQAYATLVPIVVK, encoded by the coding sequence ATGGCGTGGATGAAGAGACTATCCATTTTGTTACTCTTAGTTAGCGTTTTATCGCTTGCAGCTCTGAAAGTAGAGGGGAACAAGGTTATCTTCACATTTACTTATCCACAAGCAAGTACGGTTCACCTCGCTGGTACGTTCAACAACTGGTCTACAACAGCCAATCCGATGAAAAGGGAAGGTGACACGTGGATCACAGAACTCGAGCTGAAACCGGGAACGTATCAGTACAAATTCGTTATCGATGGCGGTAAAGTTTGGAAAGAAGATCCGGACGCACCAGGTTACACGGATGATGGATTCGGTGGGAAAAACGGTGTCTTTACTCTTGCTTCAAAGGATGGAAAGTTGGTCATCCTCGCACCTGCTCCAGATATCGCTGGAAAGATTGAACTCAACGAACAAAGAGAAGAGAATTTCTCCATAGAAGACAACACATATGTTGTCATTCGCTTCTACAAACCGAGCGCAAAATACGTCTTTATCGCTGGTTCATTCAACAATTGGAGTTCGACAGACACAGAATGCTACAGTGCTGGTGACGGCTGGTGGGAAGCTGTTCTTGAGTTGACACCTGGCGTTTATCAGTACAAGTTCGTCGTCGATGGAAAGGATTGGACTACCGATCCAAATGCACCAGCATATGTGGACGACGGTTTCGGTGGTAAGAACGGTGTATTTGAAGTTTGGAAAGAGAACGGAGTATTAAAAGTCGGTGCTCCGAGAGTGCAGATGCAGGTAGAAGAAGAAAAGAAAGTTGAAATGCCAAAGGAGAATGTGGTAAAGTCTGTCGAATATTCAATTGATGGAAAGCTCACTGAAACTGAGAAGAAAACTGCGTACTTTGAAGGAACGGGTGTCTTCAAAGTAGCTTACATTGCAAGAACATCATCAGCACTTTATGTTGCCGTAGAGCTTGACAAACCTGCAAAGGATTATCTCAACCAAGATTTACTTGTTGAGGTATACACGGACTCTCCAAGAATGTCGGCTGTGAATACGAGAACCTTCAACGGAACGGAACTTGCTAAGAAAGTAGGTTTCAGATTCTCAATTAACATGAAGACATATGCAGCGAGAAAGCGCGGCTCATTCTTTGCGGCAATGGGTGATAATACGTGGGTCCTCCAAGCAAATCCGTTCAAGACCGCTGTCGATGAAGTCGTTGAATTTGAAATACCTTACGATGTAATCGGTGTTAAAAGCGGGGAAACTTTCAACGCTTTCGTGGTGGTTTCGGTTGCGGGTAAAGATCAAGTAGTGCCAGCACAAGGAGTTGCGGTCAAAACACCAAGTATGATCTCTGGAAATGTTATAGCTAAATTCGTCGACAAAGTCGGTGATGATTACGGATTTGGTACGTACACGTATCCAAAAGATCCAGCCTTTGCACCTTACAAAGGCTTGTGGGACATAACGGAAGTCACAGTCCTTGAAAACGAAGAAGCCTACGTATTCGCTATTAAATTTGCTGAGATGACTAATCCGTGGGCGTCACCGAAAGGATTCTCTCACCAGTTGATCAATATCTACCTTGATACCAAACCTGGCGGAAGAACGAACACTTACAAAGAAGGTGCAAGGGTCCAATTCAAAGAACCTTGGGATTACTTCATAAAGATCGCAGGTTGGCCAGATTATGGTCAAGTCTTTGCGACCGCTGACGGAAAGGAAATGCCTGAGGCTATAAACTACGAGGCTGATCCAGCTGATAAAGTGATATATGTTGTAATCTTCAAAAAATACCTGCAAGTAGAATCAGGTATCAAAGCGTACATCTTGTCTATGAGCCAAGACGGTTTTGGAACAGACCACATAAGGGCTGTAACTGCAAATGCTTCGCAGTGGACACTTGGAGGCTATCCAGCCGATTCAAAGGATTACGCACCATGGGTACTCGATATCATCGTTCCGGAAGGATACACACAAGAGCAAGTGCTGAAGTCCTACATCCCCGGCCAAGCCTACGCAACACTTGTACCAATTGTAGTTAAATAA